A single window of Nasonia vitripennis strain AsymCx chromosome 4, Nvit_psr_1.1, whole genome shotgun sequence DNA harbors:
- the LOC100680003 gene encoding uncharacterized protein LOC100680003 — MLRLSGAFLLIALTCCHASAGVVDSSSYARSWTLPKDGPRTLIQGTLFTTDVNTFPYAICEFTKPNEERVCNVTLVRPNKQDSGICRVKIFANSKDKELFYNGYFQMIPFAREHVAVIWYDQTKEPANAVEKKYDFKISILDTSNCKTAHLDFPIQKVHYGFFPALVTYDNQIDVVVNSIQACGGVDRCKLSFDLQGKQIGDVQPYKPKLSGYANAVSPATPVKGFFQDVKNLSSIRVLFVNAEGEGKEVLNVKFDEQKQNKRDAYSNAHELYSICWTPTISTTKPTKISCSQFDATGNAKVSKEITFPQLLNWAAVHNLPKGGLLLATGGCEQAGSEECKTFRVHKINELGQEKPYEFQAPDLQCHDITSNLEVRISENDRDEVCFDFSCLSSSTNLKFVSTCVEKTRLN; from the exons ATGTTGCGATTAAGTGGAGCATTCCTGCTCATAGCCCTGACGTGCTGCCATGCAAGTGCAGGCGTCGTAGATTCAAGTTCATACGCCAGAAGCTGGACGCTTCCGAAAGATGGACCCAGAACTTTGATTCAAGGTACTTTATTTACCACCGATGTCAATACTTTCCCTTACGCCATCTGTGAATTCACTAAGCCAAACGAGGAGAGGGTGTGCAACGTGACCCTAGTGAGACCAAATAAGCAAGATAGCGGTATCTGTAGAGTCAAAATTTTCGCCAATTCCAAGGATAAAGAACTGTTTTACAATGGTTACTTCCAAATGATACCGTTCGCTCGCGAACATGTCGCCGTGATATGGTATGACCAGACTAAAGAGCCCGCGAATGCCGTAGAGAAG AAATACGACTTCAAAATAAGCATTTTGGACACCAGTAACTGCAAAACTGCCCACCTGGACTTTCCAATTCAGAAAGTACACTACGGCTTCTTTCCCGCTCTGGTGACCTACGACAATCAAATTGACGTGGTCGTTAACAGCATACAAGCCTGCGGTGGCGTTGACAGGTGCAAACTGTCTTTTGACCTACAGGGCAAGCAAATTGGCGATGTACAGCCGTACAAACCAAAATTGAGCGGATACGCAAATGCAGTTTCTCCTGCTACACCAGTTAAAGGCTTTTTCCAAGACGTGAAGAATCTTTCGAGCATAAGGGTGCTTTTTGTGAATGCAGAGGGCGAGGGAAAAGAAGTACTGAATGTCAAATTCGATGAACAGAAGCAAAATAAACGGGACGCTTATTCGAATGCTCATGAACTTTACTCGATTTGCTGGACTCCTACCATA agCACAACAAAACCAACGAAAATCAGCTGCTCACAATTCGATGCCACTGGTAATGCCAAAGTCAGCAAAGAAATAACTTTCCCGCAGCTTTTGAACTGGGCAGCCGTGCACAATTTGCCTAAGGGTGGATTATTGCTGGCTACCGGAGGCTGCGAGCAAGCAGGATCAGAGGAATGTAAAACCTTCCGCGTTCACAAGATCAACGAACTCGGACAGGAGAAACCGTATGAATTTCAGGCGCCTGATCTCCAGTGTCACGACATAACGTCCAATTTGGAGGTGCGAATCTCAGAAAATGACAGGGACGAAGTCTGCTTTGACTTCTCCTGCTTATCTTCGTCAACGAATCTTAAGTTTGTAAGCACGTGTGTGGAGAAGACGAGATTGAACTAA
- the LOC100680039 gene encoding exosome complex component RRP46, translated as MTETECSLRPLNCELNYLSVPDGSTMFMQGDTSVLAGVYGPVEAKLQKMFHNKATVEATFGPIKGPPSIDDRFVELYVRDTCEGAILTSLHPAATVSINIQELQDCGGLLACSINAACLALINSSIAMKFTFAAVCCMIDKNSGDIVIDPSLIQTQNAKATFTCVFDSVNKELICCQTSGQFTEEDLTESINKCKEASKYIFDFYRDIVKKYATAI; from the exons ATGACAGAAACTGAGTGTTCCTTGCGTCCTCTGAATTGTGAATTGAATTACTTATCCGTACCCGATGGCTCGACAATGTTCATGCAAG gcGATACGTCAGTGTTGGCTGGTGTCTACGGACCAGTAGAGgctaaattacaaaaaatgtttcacAATAAAGCCACTGTTGAAGCAACATTTGGACCAATTAAAGGACCACCAA GTATAGATGATAGATTCGTTGAATTATATGTAAGAGACACATGCGAAGGAGCCATTCTTACTTCATTGCATCCTGCAGCTACCGTTTCAATCAATATACAGGAATTACAAGATTGCGGTGGT TTATTAGCATGTTCTATCAATGCAGCCTGCTTAGCTTTAATTAATTCTAGTATAGCTATGAAATTCACTTTTGCAGCAGTTTGTTGTATGATTGACAAAAACTCAGGAGATATAGTCATCGATCCCAGTTTAATACAGACACAG AATGCTAAAGCTACCTTCACCTGTGTGTTTGATAGTGTGAATAAGGAACTTATTTGCTGTCAAACTAGTGGACAATTTACAGAAGAAGATTTAACGGAATCCATCAATAAGTGTAAAGAAGCTAGCAAgtatatatttgatttttacagGGATATTGTGAAAAAGTATGCAACTGCCATATAG